One region of Flavobacterium pisciphilum genomic DNA includes:
- a CDS encoding nucleoid-associated protein — MINLFNTHIETLAIHRVGNKSRNEALFLSEQSFNLNDEIVPLIKEYFFKPFREKEENYYQFAHEVDLDYNDMYKFATEVFDNPGNIQEISKKITKHLYEQSNHPHIKNGEVYVTYLTNLSIDNNVVDAIGIFKSELQADFLQFEEKDSNLEMILQQGINLSKLDKGCLIFNYKKEEGYKILTVDSNRYDARYWLEHFLSVDAFEDENFITKKYLKFCQSFAKDVVLPAEDKKEEVMFMNRSVNYFAKNDQFEETNFLNEVLDNPDLIPEFKNYKVDKGEKYSIEDVTTFPIANSAVSDARKSIKNVINLDTHIQIKMDFINPESAEKFVEKGWDEEKQMYYYLVYFNKEEKS, encoded by the coding sequence ATGATAAACCTGTTTAACACCCACATCGAAACCCTTGCTATACACCGTGTAGGGAATAAAAGTAGAAATGAAGCGCTATTTTTATCTGAACAATCTTTCAATCTAAATGATGAAATTGTTCCTTTGATAAAAGAATACTTCTTTAAACCTTTTAGAGAAAAAGAAGAGAACTATTACCAGTTTGCTCACGAAGTCGATTTGGACTATAACGATATGTACAAATTTGCTACAGAAGTTTTCGATAATCCGGGGAACATACAAGAAATTTCTAAAAAAATCACAAAACATTTATACGAACAATCAAACCATCCACACATTAAAAACGGAGAAGTTTATGTAACGTATTTAACAAATCTTAGTATCGACAATAATGTTGTTGATGCAATTGGAATTTTTAAAAGTGAACTACAAGCAGACTTTTTACAATTTGAAGAAAAAGACAGCAACCTTGAAATGATTTTGCAACAAGGAATCAACCTAAGCAAATTAGATAAAGGATGTTTAATCTTTAACTATAAAAAAGAAGAAGGTTACAAAATCTTAACTGTAGATAGCAACCGCTATGATGCACGTTACTGGTTAGAGCATTTTCTATCAGTTGATGCATTTGAAGATGAAAACTTCATCACTAAAAAATACTTGAAATTCTGTCAAAGCTTTGCAAAAGATGTAGTCTTACCAGCAGAAGACAAAAAAGAAGAAGTAATGTTCATGAACCGTTCTGTAAATTATTTTGCAAAGAACGATCAGTTTGAAGAAACTAACTTCTTAAACGAAGTATTAGATAACCCAGATTTAATCCCTGAATTCAAAAACTACAAAGTTGACAAAGGTGAAAAATATAGCATCGAAGATGTTACAACCTTCCCTATCGCTAACTCAGCAGTTTCTGATGCAAGAAAATCAATCAAAAATGTTATCAATCTAGATACTCATATACAAATCAAGATGGATTTCATTAATCCAGAAAGTGCAGAAAAATTTGTAGAAAAAGGTTGGGATGAAGAAAAACAAATGTATTACTATTTGGTTTACTTCAACAAAGAAGAGAAAAGCTAG
- a CDS encoding GAF domain-containing protein: MKYHLFKESPFKTLISFHKLIEALEKIAQSDIDYRSNYAKALLKEVEDVPEFQTGIGDFTMIKKNETLINHLLADLFPTALTNNEIKAVTVPFQNFTFNYTERFKKILKDAGTNFDVTIRDFDDQQFYIANCCLILGVYYKQNIDFNKPFFYDIPDSNGIINHYRILYNADFLEIIPSDNAPKLTQEDIDLLIDNYDDIDLWKEKFPIGSWTLKGFGIIILFDATTENAISNLKTNLLKSDAQKATSTKIIENIFRSIFKIPNLRVGFLIYNSEQGKFIKPPQLDENAEISSFLLPYNQEMDCKNAIFGCSFENLLEHKEPLVISNLENFIEQNENIKLGELLRNQNISSCVFAPIIKDNKLLGVVELVSATPRALNTINAQKLDLVLPYLVDTIERYNTDMQHQIEAVIQREYTTIHPSVYWKFREESEKYFQNSNHTKDYIFKEIVFKEVFPLYGQIDIKGSSEHRNETVKTDLKNQLKMLLQIFATQKENSNLILLEQRKFELESLLEELNAPLKADSEQHIQRYIEDEIHPILKNTKSNSKAEKLEQKYFEGLDEKTGLFYQERKKFDNAMSIINKKLAVILDKKQIEAQQIYPHYYERFKTDGVEHNLYIGASIAPTKPFDVMYLHNLRLWQLQTLCEMELEHHQLKASLPYKLDVTSLILVFSSPISIRFRMDEKRFDVDGTYNARYEVVKKRIDKAHIKNTKERITEKEKITIVYSHASEEAEYLKYVKYLQFKKILEPQIEQFEVEDLQGVSGLKAIRVKVTNNTLSTEKITYQDLLDELN, translated from the coding sequence ATGAAATATCATTTATTCAAAGAAAGTCCTTTTAAAACTCTAATATCTTTTCATAAACTTATTGAAGCTTTAGAGAAAATTGCACAATCAGATATTGATTACCGATCTAATTATGCCAAAGCACTTTTGAAGGAAGTAGAGGACGTTCCTGAATTTCAAACAGGGATTGGAGATTTCACAATGATTAAAAAAAATGAAACTCTAATCAATCATTTATTAGCCGATTTATTCCCTACAGCATTAACAAATAACGAAATTAAAGCCGTTACAGTTCCGTTTCAAAACTTTACATTCAATTATACCGAAAGATTTAAAAAAATACTAAAAGATGCAGGTACAAATTTTGATGTAACTATTCGTGACTTTGATGACCAACAATTCTACATTGCTAATTGCTGCTTAATACTTGGTGTTTACTACAAACAAAATATAGATTTCAATAAACCTTTCTTTTATGATATTCCAGATTCTAATGGAATCATAAATCACTACCGTATTTTATATAATGCAGATTTCTTAGAAATAATCCCTTCAGATAATGCACCAAAACTAACACAAGAGGATATCGATTTATTAATCGACAACTATGATGATATCGATTTATGGAAAGAAAAATTTCCTATTGGAAGCTGGACACTAAAAGGATTTGGTATTATTATTTTATTTGATGCCACTACAGAGAATGCTATTTCTAATTTAAAAACTAATTTGTTAAAATCAGATGCACAAAAAGCAACTTCTACTAAAATTATCGAAAACATATTTAGATCTATCTTTAAAATACCCAATCTTAGAGTAGGTTTCTTAATTTACAACTCAGAACAGGGAAAATTTATAAAACCTCCTCAGTTAGATGAAAATGCTGAAATATCAAGCTTCTTACTTCCTTATAATCAAGAAATGGACTGTAAAAATGCAATATTTGGATGTTCCTTTGAAAACTTGTTAGAGCATAAAGAGCCTTTGGTAATTTCGAATCTAGAGAATTTTATAGAACAAAATGAAAATATAAAACTTGGAGAACTTTTACGCAACCAAAACATTAGCAGCTGTGTTTTTGCACCAATTATAAAAGACAATAAATTATTAGGCGTTGTCGAATTAGTTTCGGCTACCCCAAGAGCACTTAACACCATAAATGCACAAAAATTAGATCTTGTACTGCCTTATCTAGTCGATACCATAGAAAGATACAATACTGATATGCAACATCAGATTGAGGCAGTAATACAAAGAGAATACACTACAATTCACCCAAGTGTATATTGGAAATTTAGAGAAGAATCAGAAAAATATTTTCAGAATAGCAATCATACGAAAGATTATATTTTTAAAGAAATTGTCTTCAAGGAAGTTTTCCCTTTATATGGACAAATTGATATTAAAGGTTCATCAGAACATCGAAATGAAACAGTCAAAACTGATTTAAAAAATCAGCTAAAAATGTTATTACAAATTTTTGCAACTCAAAAAGAAAACTCAAATTTAATTCTCTTAGAACAGCGTAAATTCGAATTAGAATCACTTCTTGAAGAACTCAATGCGCCATTAAAAGCAGACTCAGAACAGCATATACAACGCTATATAGAAGATGAAATTCATCCTATCTTAAAAAACACTAAAAGCAATTCTAAAGCAGAAAAACTTGAACAAAAATACTTTGAAGGGTTAGACGAAAAAACAGGTTTATTTTATCAGGAGAGAAAGAAATTTGATAATGCAATGTCTATTATCAATAAAAAACTTGCGGTTATACTTGACAAGAAACAAATTGAGGCGCAACAAATATATCCTCATTATTACGAACGATTTAAAACCGATGGTGTTGAACATAATCTATACATAGGAGCCTCGATTGCTCCTACGAAACCATTTGATGTAATGTACCTCCATAATTTAAGATTATGGCAATTGCAAACATTATGCGAAATGGAATTAGAACATCATCAGCTTAAAGCTTCATTACCATATAAACTTGATGTTACATCTTTAATTTTGGTGTTTAGCTCCCCTATTTCTATCCGTTTCCGAATGGACGAAAAGCGTTTTGATGTAGACGGAACCTACAATGCCCGATATGAAGTTGTAAAAAAACGTATCGACAAGGCACATATCAAAAATACTAAAGAGCGCATAACCGAAAAAGAAAAAATCACAATTGTATATTCACATGCAAGTGAAGAAGCAGAATATTTAAAATATGTAAAGTATTTACAGTTTAAGAAAATACTAGAACCTCAAATAGAACAATTTGAGGTAGAAGATTTACAAGGTGTATCGGGATTAAAAGCTATTCGAGTAAAAGTAACAAACAACACACTTTCAACTGAGAAAATTACCTATCAAGACTTATTAGATGAATTAAACTAA